tttaatgtttAGCACCTTCAATTGCGTGGGGTGAGAGCGTAATGTATTGCATAaccttataaatatgtacacactcatatatgtgtaaatacttCGCTGCACTCACAAGCGCAGCTCATTTGCTTACGCTGTTAACGCGCGTGTCCCTCCGGCTAGTCATCACTTTTAATGGTAGCTAAATATGCGCACTCATTGCATTTATGCATTTTTGTGAtagttacacacacatatataaatgtgtggaTGTGTAGGTGTGGGAATCTCGTGCAACTTGATGGTTATTCACTACTCCTTGCGGTGAGTTCTTCGTGCGTGTCGCCGCATTGAATTTTATTGCGTTGCGCGTTCGCTTCATTTCGACCGCCCTTTTGCACAAAGCGTTGCTGATTCGTTCGGTTGAAGCGCAACGCTGCTTTGCGGCAAGTCACCTGctcattttgtatatattttcgtaTAAAAAATGCAGATAAAGTGTGTGTGTAAGCTGTTGCAGCATTGAAACAGTATGCACATTttcatatcaaatatattttaggtTTGCGTGTATAAGCTCCCTGCATATGCAGTGCCATTCTTTATGCGCGCAAAAAGTCGTAAATATTTGTCCAAGTAATTGTGAGGGAATGGCGTTGCAGTAGAGCgattatattttgttaaataggGACATACAAATTGTTCTTCTCCACTTATCGGAAGGGACGTGGTGGCTATTTCATTACGTTTtcctcttaaaaatattttaaaaaggtatacattttatttattttgtaatttactttgtattaaatttgaggaaagttgttaaataaaactccattcaatgtagttttttttctctttctttaAAAGTGTgacaaaagaagaaaaaacgttaactttggctgcatcAAAGCTATATAAAACCCTTCAcggcattttttatagcataaaagggtattatGGTCTATATTATGACTTTGActcaaactaaccgatcaaattCAAATctaatcaaaaaataaacatatttaaatctTGAATTTGATCTATCAGTTTgagtgacagctatatgctatagtggtgcgatctgaGCAATATGTTCGGAATGCAATCTTTTAGTCaataatctataccaaatttcgtgaagatattggcagttccgacaaacgagcaaTAAGCTGCTAAGAAAAGagtatgtgtaaaatttcatatccTCATAAGCTGAGGTACTAGTTCACGTAGATGGAATAcgaacatggttaaatcgactcagtacatcttcctgatcatttatatggtctccggagtttccttttgggtgttaaaaacatCGTGGACAAATTTTATTCGATTGTTCGCATTATTTATAGAATTTGCCGTCCTACCTGATCATTTAAGCGCCTTGTAATTTCTCATTGATCATTTACTTTGTATTATATCCGATATATAACCGATTTTAGCTAAAGTCTATAAGTCTTAATAATTCACGATCATAAAATTTTATGGTACCATTTAATTGTTCTTAGCTTATGCTATGTTTTGAGTTGAAACCAAAGTTTGCTGAGggcttataaaaaataaatatgcatattagaAATTGGATTAAGTGTtgacatgcttgtattggctcgggaacctattttgaaggcaataataaatatttatattaatattgaaaggGTTATACAGTCCCGGTCAGATGGTAGAAATTTTCGGCAGGCATTTAGGCAGTTCCTCAGATTAGTGTtggtataataaatatgaatataataaatgaatatacTTTACCTAAAAAACTTTGCAGCTCTTGGGTTGTTATCCTTTGTATTATTCTGTttgaattattgaaataatatcTGATATTGGAAGGATCTTTTGAAACTTGAGTTATTATTAACGATAATTGTGGAATCTTATAGGTACATTACTTCTTGTGTGGAGTACTTGAGTAATAATAATTCGCGAGTGCTAAGAAATTTACTATCATTTATTAAAGTATTTACTTCTTGTAAAGCACTTTCTTTTCCCAACCATTGTTCACAGACTAAGCAAAATTCATAcaatgaatgattttaagacTGATGTATACAATTCTTTTGAATCTTCTCAGCTATTAAATTTCACTTGCATAAGTGGTCAATCATTACAAATGGCATCGAGTGTGAAATAAAACATGCACTCGGCATTTCATGTAAATTAACTCATTTTACTCAGGGTTAATGGAAATATCTTGTACGTTTGTAATAATATCAACGAAGTTGTAAAAGGATTAATGTATAAGTAAAACAaagtatgaaattaaattttattatctttaagatatatttattaaaataagcataattgaaaagtatttttgaTGTTGTGACTTCACTAATGATGAAAGGTAAGAAAGAATATGAAATGAAgaaaagatatttaaaattgcactgaaaaattagaaaaaaagaaaattatatacatactccTATGTTAGAACATTTAATACATACAgtaattttgaaattcataaGTCCAAAACATATGAACCTTAGTCACatacttttatgaaataattcaccaatatttataatatatatgtacaagtatatggctCAATTTCTATTTCGAATCAATGACAAATGACCATTGAGCAATATACCTAAGTATATATtgcataattaaattaatttccttAAAGTACTGGATTAAAACCTTTCCCCTTGCACTGCTTTATCATTTGACTCAGTATAAAaagctatttgttgttgtacacaGTTTGagtatttaatatagtttttgtaaattcactatcatcaaatatttatgtgaataaaatataattggcttaatttttatttttgtattctgcgtatgcacacatatacttgtacatagacACATGTTTGcctttctttaattatttattataattactaccaactaatttaaaatgattaaaataaacaattgtATGCCGTTAATGCACAAAGAGAATAGGAAAGAGTAATTTATACACGCGCACAACGTGTTGACTAAGTATGCTGAAGTGGGTTATAGGAGGTTAAGGTTGGCTTAGGCATTAAAAAGCAGTTTTAGTTGCTTATGATACTTCTGCAGAGCCACTGAAAAATAGAATGGAAGaaaatatttggtatatataatatgtattttgcTGTTGAATACACCAAATCTAAGGAAGACAGCTTATTGCAGTGTGTTTCAACAAACAAAGACTGGTTTGAAAACCTTGGATAACTGCACATTTTGTACTCTATATTCTTTAGGAATCTGTTGCGGTGGTCAGGTGAACAAGCCAGTATAATATAAGTTCAAGCatattaaatcgaaaaaattattataaatatttccctgCAGCCCAGTTATTGATGACGTATACAAAAGACATTTTTTCtcaacaaataaattatcaacTAATattcattatacaagtatgagtATGAATTTGGCTTATAAATCCTTTGATCGTTTTAGCACCATTATCGTACAATATTATAGTTATATAGTATTCCATTTTGAGTTTTGACCCTTTGAACCATTTAAATTCAACAAGTGTTCGATCagtaaatttttctataaaagtCACCAAATTTATCGTATATAAATTAACTAACTCCACATTTACTTAGTACATAATCATTAAGAGCTCACAAGCAGAACACAACTTACAATTTTCACCCAACTAACTTCAAAGAGTACTTGTTACTTTAAGTATTCTAAACACTGAACTTTTACAGTCTGCAGCCGAGGCCTTATTACCTTTTAACCCTAGAAAgttgttattgtaaattttcgatAGCGAACATTCGAAATTCCCCTTCCCGTTCTTTCTTTTGCTTGATATTACAGATATATCGAAATCCAAATTTCACAGAGATATTATCTTGGTTTCTAAAAGACTATACTTAGTGAAACTTTCGTATATAGACTTACTTTACCcgaaacagggtatattaagtttcctACCCCACACCGTgatggaaacgtcggaaacattataaaatatatatatacatacaagtacatacgtgACGAGTgaagtcgatttagctatgtccgtctgtctgtatacacgcgaagTTTTTGAGCTATCGCTCCGAAATCACACACAGCCTTTTCAATCTAAGAAGCtgcgcatttgtcggaaccactatagctatagctgccacacaaactgaacgatcaaaattaggTTCTTAGAGGAAAACGAGTTCCGAACGTTTTCAAAACTAAATGTCTCTTATACGCCGTTATATTGATTAGAAAAATGCTcgtgatgttaaaattttcCTCTTGATTTCCACTTACTGTTGCTATAGGCAACCTTTCTACTAAAaacgcaaaaatattatacttagcACATTACGCTCGGGTATAAATATGATATTATCGGTATTTTTAGTtgactttgttgttgtagttattaaGCAAGCTAAGCTGAACTAGTAAAATTTTGTGTACtgctattttttgtatatatcatTCGTTGGATTTTCCAATGTCGTacaacatatgcatacatacatttttacattgACAATATTTAGAAACCGAATCAAAAAcctaattaacatttaaatagttattaatgctatgaaattttaatacaacaaaatatgaaaataaaacatgAAAATGCTGAAATACCAGCAGAGCgagcatatataaatacaacaataatttGGACGCTGGATTTAGTAAGTTTATCTACTTTGCACTCAAATACTCATACGgctgcctaattaaaatatggaTTACTTTGTGCCTTTGCAGTTCGAcaatcggccaataatattgcCCATACAGGTAGCGGGTTACAAATTCAATTTCCTTTGGCCACTCAAGGAGGATGCCAGCATCTTAAGTCGCCTCGTCAACAACATATGCCTCGGTGTGAGCGTGCTCTGCTACATAGGCACTATTTTGGGTGAGTAATGATTACAAATTGCATTACTTACGTAGTAAGCAAGTATTTTTCTCAACGCAGGCGAGTTTACCTTCATAGGCGAGAACATCGGTGACATACCAGCCGTGGCTGAGTGCCTGTGCACCTCTTTTATGGGCGTACAATATATAATACGAATATTTGTGCTGCTCAGTCGACAGCGCGCATTACGAAAACTACTACGAAATTTTTATCGTGACATTTACTTTACGCAGTAAGTATGCAGTTATGCGAACTCGCAATTTTTGCTTATAAAATCACTCGCATATTTACGTTTTTAGCGCTGACGATGCTGCGCTGTGCAAGGAAATCAACTCGATAATAcgatttatgaatatatttacgCAATTCTACTATACGCCCATGGTGCTGATACTCGCGCTGTACGTGTACGATGTGGCGAGCGTGGGTCTGGCGTCACCTGACAAACCATTTATCTATCGCATGTCATTTCGTTGGTATGACGCACAAGTGCCGCTGCAATTCATCATCACCGCCATCTATTCGGGTTGGTTGACGATTTCTTGTGTGACAATATGGACCGCTGAGGATTATACGCTCTGCTTGGTGCTCTGTCATGCCAGTTTTCGCTATAAGAAATTGCGCTTGGATTTGCAACAGCTCCTGGAGATGGCACGTGCTGATCTGAAGGGCGGCGAGACACCTTGTACGAATCAAAATTTGCATACAGCCTTTCGGCGACGTCTCTGTGAAATTTTTCGACGGCAGCAACGTTTGAATGGGTAAGAGGCAcgtacatattatttataaatgtgaGCATATGTATGTTGGAAGTAAGGTAAGAGTTTATCCACAAGAGATGTCCGATAAGTACTTGGCGTCAGTCGAATCGAACTCTTAGATTGGTTCTGaccgaaaaaatacaaaagctcGGACAGTGTATAGTGTCTAGTTTTAAAAAGCGAAAACGCGCAGAGAAAATAAAGAGTACCTAGATGCTGTATATTGCGACTCTTCTTGCGCGTTGGTTTTTGATAAGTAACGTTCAGATGCTCCTTCAGCGCGTACCACGGAGAATAACGTGACTAAGTCCAAGATCTCGTATTGGCAAATAACCAATCGAAAGTGTGAGAGTACAACCTGAAGAAGTTTCTATGCTACTTCGATATCGTCAACGAAACATGAATCTAGGGGTACACACCTAAGGCCTCGAAATCCACGATGCAGTGGACGTCTAgtgaacttttttttctttgacaaCGCGTCGGCCTACACCTTTGCTTGCGCCAAGGTCGAATTGCTTGAGGAATTAGGCTACGAACTGCTCCATCCACCGTAATCtctaaatttggtatttttcgtTTGGATTcaaaatctcaaaaaattaCTCGCCGCGCAGAAAATTGAGTCGAACGGAGTCGAGTGAAGGGGTTACAGAAGTGGAAGCATAGCTGGGTTAACTGTATCGAGCAAAAAGAAGATTATGTGCGGAGATAAACCTCCTACTTTTCcaactttttattttgtaggCTGCACTTATTGGACAACATTCGTATGGGCACATTATGTTATTTTAGCAGCATTCGCAATGACAATTACCAAGTACACTAGCGTCAGCTGCATATGTTTTCGCACGCATTTCCTTCTATATCCTTAAGCTTAATGCTCATATATCATTGGTGTAtgctttttatttcttattgtgTTCATTGTGCTTACGCAATTTCCTATTGCAGCTTCGTCGTCGAGGCCAAGGCTCATTTCACCCACCAAATATTCTACATTATGTCCTTTGGCGTTTTGCTGTTGTGCGTTGTCTCCTTTCAGTTTCAGAGCGTAAGTATGGCAACTCACAgacgaatttaaatatttctaacatTTATCACAATTATTCTCTCTGCATTTTTTCTACGCTCTCCATTAGGGTCCAATCACTGTGGCATCGAGCAAATATATTTCCTGGCTAATTTCGCAAACTGCGCAATTTCTGTTAATTGGCTATTTCGGTCAAATGCTGATGGATGAGGTATGGCTTAGGCCTTTCATTACTTCTATAATATCATTAGACATTTCTAAATTATGTGTCTCAGCACACTAGTATACAATTAAACCGCTTTTTAATGCACGTTTGTGGCTCGTTATTTTCACTTCGTGTTTGCATAGACCACGGAGCTACGAAATAGCTTCTACTGTTGCCGCTGGGAGGATTTATTGGTGCTTGGCGATCCGCGTAGTAATAAATTGTTGTTGGGTGATGTACAATTTGCTATCATGAATTCTCAGGAACCTATCGTTTTCGATGGCATGAAATTTTTTCCACTCACTTACAGTACGGTGAGTGCGGTAAGTATTTTGGCGGAGGACAGACAGAATATGAATATCTAATATTAATGGCTTTATTAACTTTCAGGCTCTTCGTTCTGCTGTGTCGTATTTTATGTTTCTGAACACTATGAATGGAGAGAATTGATTAATAGCAATATTTACTAACATTTGTTGATTTTTGTCAAATGCTCTTACTTGACTTGAAatgctttgaaaaataaagtataatattatatatacttgtatgtactcgtatattgaATAATAGAAGAAATACATTACTTTAGTGAAAGAGGGTTATACACATTTTTAGACGACTTCAAATGGCTTTCGGAGACACTAATTTATCCTTTGAAGAAGATGaaaattagtaataataaattgtatatatatacataaatcatcagcgtgatgagctgaagagatttagccatttccgtctGACCGTTTTTGTTTGTCTGtatacaatatgttatatgCGAACTAGCCCCCacacaatcttcgaacaaattgttcaaatcggatcactatagcatatagctgccagacaAACTAAACGATGGGAAACAAAtacttgtaaggaatcttttatatttgtaaatggtATTAAaatcggtgcagccgaagttaacgttttttctcgtttttgGCGAAATTCGTTATTCAATATATTGGGTTgacaactaagtaattgcggatttttttttttttaaatcaaagacaattgttacatggaactaaataactttaatctgtaatgtattgcccattttgattATTGATCTTTTGCCATCTTTCAAGCAacatcataatcccacgttcataaaacttcttcccatcaaactgataacaaaaccttcttttgatgaataccagcttttgatgatgtttgagctggttcacctggcctgctccacgatcttttccgctcgatattgttgtaaacaacccattttttatcgccagttatcattcgttttaaaaatgaataattttcattacgtttctttagcaagtcgcagctgttaatgcgttgcgttaaatgcgtttctttcagttcgtgaggaacccatgtatcgagtttttgaacatagccaagttgttttaagtgattttcaatgcatgtatgtgatacctgaagcttctcagcaatctcacgtgttgtactgtgacgatCTGAATCGATTATTACTTTGATTAGGTCCTCATCAACTTCAACaggacgaccagagcgtttttcatctttgtgTGAAAAATCACCAAAACGAAActtggcaaaccaattttgacactgccctTCTTTTATGGCTTCTTCGCCATAAACGGCACATCACTTTTTGTGAGCTTTTgatgcgtttttccctttgcgaaattaaaaaagaaaaatataatgaaagtgttccttttgatcttccatttttcaatgAACGacaaacgaaaactacgcaaccgatcaaaccctttttttttactgattgacagctgaattgccaactatcaaataacaaaatgtatttttcatttggactacgccagcaaacctaaaaattcaactattacttagttgccaacccaatacgTTTTTGTAGTATGATTAGTCCTTTTCAAAATAGACTTCACTCCCGTTGATTTTTTCCTAGTTTACAGTCCCTTGAAGACATAGAAAATACGCGAGTGCCCCAGAAACGGCGAATCTGGTGAGAGCATACATACGTAAGACCAAATCATGCAATTTTTCATCGATTTGTGTCACAGCGCGTTGTCCCGGTTGCAAGCTTAGGCGACACacacaggttggttgaaaagtttctgcgctcgaaatgaaaaacaaaactgtttttggtacgaaatatatttttatattcaatatgaTCTCTATtcacttcaatacacttatcccaatgatcctccaataattttatgccatccctataatgattttaatgaagctctgcaaaatacccgtcgaCGACTGTattagcttcttcattcgacgaaaaacgctttctagaaggaattgtttcagatGTCATAACcgtctttgctgatcgttgtaaCTTCACCTGTTTTGGAGCTGAACAGCCAGCTTCAGTcgactgtaaacgttcttgtttcaatttaaggtcatggtggtagatccaagtttaatttatacttaaaaaacGACGCTAGAAATCGCTTTTGTTCAGCACTAACTCTCCaaacgtttaaattcaccagcccaaaattcaagggtgcgttttgaaggtgcgGACTCCTCATACACTTCTTTtctcataaatttcctttgctttaaaACCTTTCAAAACTAAGAATCTAATCAGTGCGCGATATTAaactttttccatattaaaaagctactctgacacgtcaacttcaaatggcttgtaaaaaaagaattgattgacagaatgacttttAACTATAAATGTGTTCTCATGACAGACGTACCAACTTGAGATAGTAGtagctatttcttggtgagagcagacactttacaaccaacctgtattttGCTTCCGGATGGATATATATTTACGAACGATATGTTAAACACATCCCTTTGATATCATCATTCTTTTATGGCCacccaaattattttgttaattttttatgatacTCGGGTTCATCTCTCACGGTGCTTTAACGAAGGACTGTGCAGATTCCAGGTTCAAAGACTGTAATGATAGTTTTTGGAATCACCagggattttttttaataaataatgtttCATAAATAAACAAGGAGGTTGTTGCTTcatctattgtttttttttttatataaaaatttgtcttACATCCAATGCTATATTGTTCCTTGGCTCCTTCTTATAGAAGTGATACAATCATTTCGCCCTGCTGGGTATAACAATGTTATCGCCGTAATCGTAATCCTGAATGACAACAATTTTGATGGGTTTTCTTGAAAATACAGCTCTCCTGAGCGATTTTCATGCGCTCTGAGTAGAGAAAAATTTTCTTCGCTGCGAAACGGAGTagtgattttatttttaggtCGCCACAGGATAATTGCTATAGATTCGAATATAGTAGCCCGAAATTTGATGATATAACACATCAAACACTAAATTTACAGTCGACATGAAACAATAGTTAAATAAGCTAGTTAGAATCTACAGTCTAGATTACTGGTAATATTTGGATATTTTACCTCCCATAATGTACCCTTTATTTTAGAAGATAATAATAGAATATTTAAAACCATTTCAATAATCTTTTTACAATCCTTTATTCTGTGTACAGCAAATAGAAAAGAAATGGTTAAAgtaatttccatttttattgaGCGTGAAATGATTcaattaatttgcataaaattggtTATAATACTTAAGTACGCTTATCCTCAATGAATTCATACACACTAAATAAGTGATTGCCTGCCTACGCTCGCACTATATAGGCATAACGGTATAAGAACGTACATATGACCCAGATAGTTATAAGAACCACACATCCTAAACATAAACATCAACCATCTCGCATTAAGCGCCACCATAAACTGGCTTGTTGAGTTGATGGTCATGATTGTCGTCAGCCATTTTTATGAGGTTTTTGTCACACAGCCAAACGCTGGATTACagagtgtatatatgtgtaactTAAAGGCCAGCAGGAAGTGTTTCGAGGAAATCAATAAATCTTATAATGGACTttgaatatttgctgttataaaATGCGTGGAAGAGAAGTTACATAATATTGATTATGATTATAATTGATCAGCTTCTTATGCTGTATCCAAAATATTCTCGCTGGGAATTATGATTGCATACTAGTACATATATTGTTatcctttatatttttttccaccTATTCTTTAAGGTTGTTGTCTGTATTTCGCGAAAAGCCTCAAACAAACTTTGAATCACTTAGAGATCAGccattattttaattgttatttaatcAGAAAAATATAATGATCATTGTTGGGTTTCCAATATGTGATTGGTTTTCATATTATATAGAATTATTTTCTACTCTCAACCATTGTAGTGTTTGTGCACGCGTTTTGAAGTACGTACAATAACAGTATACTGACAgaagtatatttatttactattcGATAGATGATTGAAAGCAAACgcaataatacttatataagaTATTTAAGTGTCACAGCTATTGCTTCAAATATATGTCGCATATTTATGGATTGTATTTCGGAATTTTTTGTTAGTAGGAACAAGACACAGGAGctgaaaaatcgaaataaaatttttattatattttttagtttgtcGACTTtctgtatgtatgagtatgtacaaTAGTATTTGTTTAAGCTAAATGTCGTTTAAACGACTTTACTTTcgttataaagtatataaatttcGTGTTTATCGTGTGATCTGAATATGAACGAGCTTGTCGGTTTGTCTATGTCTTAGCTTGgctacacaaaatattttttcaatacataCTTAGTGTATTTATTAAAGAGATGAATGGATAGCTAAAtgattatgaaaagaaaatacaaaGATGAGATGACAAAGAACTATATGAGTATCATATTTATATCTTATTAATCTTATCCtactaaaattatatacttatatcattcctgaagtgtaattttttgtaaactGATTCCTAAATTCGCGATTCTGCgaatattttcctttaactACTCTGGAAAATGGTTGCTATTAAATTTTGACCTTTCAGATAGACTCGAAGAAAATTGGGTTCTATGATATAAGCAGTTAACATGGCTCCTGTATTTCCAcataattgtattatatatgcgatataaactcaactaaaGCAAAGAATTGGACTATATTGTGTAAATGTACAAGCAGAGGTGGAGGGACCAAGAGTCTACATCGATTTCAATTATATTGCCCAAATTATAGTTACGAAAACATATccactttattttaataaaataaccaaTGTTGTGACCGATATTCTTGGCTCAAAGTCTACCAGAAAACTGAATGCCACTATATTGAGTATATTAGGAATAGGTAtccttaaaatcaaaaaaaaaatgttaacttcggtagcactgaagctataatatcctacacacatacaaaaaataccttacaagaattttattttgattggtcagtttgtataacatggttaaatcgattcagctcgtatcactgatcatttatatttatatatacataaaaactgTTTGAagtatcgatttaaaatttaagtatagaACATTTAACCTATCGAAGGAAGATACTAATCGATTTTTTAAAGGTCTCACACTAGGTGTGtcccttaaaataaataatgtttgaGAATATGTTTACCTAAAATCTTATGAAGATATCTCACAAACTTaccaaaatatggaatttagcATAGAGTCCACTTGAAAATctgaaatcattatatgtaatgTAAATTTCTATTTTCAATACCTATACTATAGCTATCTCCAGCGTTATACGTTCACTTAAACTTGGTGTGATATCTCACATACTGTCCTATCTATATGATGTAAAGTGAACCAGacaattttaacttttgtttttgtaccacAGCACGAGGTTAATAGGAAAATATGATCtgatacatatacttatacatattgaTTATAATCGCGTTCGATATCTAGAGGCCtcgaaaagatataatataaaatatataactatttaCAAACGTTCGATTCCGAAATCTTTGTTGCTGCTTATTTAAGTAGGTGTGGCTGTTACCCGATATCGCACATTGCAAACTTTACTTTTATACTGCCAAACTATGGCATTAAAATATCCAGATGATGCTATGAATCAAATTTCGTTGAAATGAGTGGAACAGGTACTAAGAGAATGCATTACACCACAaattgggcggtgccacacctattgttctttttataccctgaacaaggtatattaagtttgccactatgTTAGTAACTCTCACCCTTAaaagtatatagaaaaattagtcgatttagctatatccgtctgtctgtatatacgcgaactagtccctcagtttttgagatatcaatctgcaTACGTCCTTTTATCCACAAGAAGGTGCTcattagcatatagctgccatacaaaccgaacgatcggaaATGAGTCCTACAAAGAAAATCTTTTGTAATTAAAGAAATGTAGATTATTTTTTGAGACAGTGCTTtaatatctgaaaaaaatttctagtttgggcaactatatcatatagctgtcatacaaactgaatcgataaaaatcaaattcaacGAAACTtcgttatttgtgaagggtattctagctttggtgcaaccgaagtaaacgctttttcttgttttatatcgATTTACATGCACCACATGGGAGGTGTACACTTAACTGATTTGATCATGTCATCATCCCTCCCGATGTTGATATTTCCCAACAAAGTAGTTGTGCAATATTAGTGAAGgttcaaaacacaaaaaaaaattagaaatttatttgcAGTGCTTGCATGAGGCATGAgagtcaaaataatttaaaaaatatatccgCTTCATTATAGGCAATATCTTAATAAAGTTCATGGTAATGTATGCGCTAATAA
The sequence above is drawn from the Bactrocera oleae isolate idBacOlea1 chromosome 5, idBacOlea1, whole genome shotgun sequence genome and encodes:
- the LOC106627913 gene encoding odorant receptor 74a isoform X1 translates to MKIKHENAEIPAERAYINTTIIWTLDLFDNRPIILPIQVAGYKFNFLWPLKEDASILSRLVNNICLGVSVLCYIGTILGEFTFIGENIGDIPAVAECLCTSFMGVQYIIRIFVLLSRQRALRKLLRNFYRDIYFTHADDAALCKEINSIIRFMNIFTQFYYTPMVLILALYVYDVASVGLASPDKPFIYRMSFRWYDAQVPLQFIITAIYSGWLTISCVTIWTAEDYTLCLVLCHASFRYKKLRLDLQQLLEMARADLKGGETPCTNQNLHTAFRRRLCEIFRRQQRLNGFVVEAKAHFTHQIFYIMSFGVLLLCVVSFQFQSGPITVASSKYISWLISQTAQFLLIGYFGQMLMDETTELRNSFYCCRWEDLLVLGDPRSNKLLLGDVQFAIMNSQEPIVFDGMKFFPLTYSTVSAALRSAVSYFMFLNTMNGEN
- the LOC106627913 gene encoding odorant receptor 74a isoform X2 is translated as MDYFVPLQFDNRPIILPIQVAGYKFNFLWPLKEDASILSRLVNNICLGVSVLCYIGTILGEFTFIGENIGDIPAVAECLCTSFMGVQYIIRIFVLLSRQRALRKLLRNFYRDIYFTHADDAALCKEINSIIRFMNIFTQFYYTPMVLILALYVYDVASVGLASPDKPFIYRMSFRWYDAQVPLQFIITAIYSGWLTISCVTIWTAEDYTLCLVLCHASFRYKKLRLDLQQLLEMARADLKGGETPCTNQNLHTAFRRRLCEIFRRQQRLNGFVVEAKAHFTHQIFYIMSFGVLLLCVVSFQFQSGPITVASSKYISWLISQTAQFLLIGYFGQMLMDETTELRNSFYCCRWEDLLVLGDPRSNKLLLGDVQFAIMNSQEPIVFDGMKFFPLTYSTVSAALRSAVSYFMFLNTMNGEN